A window of the Dictyostelium discoideum AX4 chromosome 4 chromosome, whole genome shotgun sequence genome harbors these coding sequences:
- the elp1 gene encoding IKI3 domain-containing protein, which translates to MKNITRLSEFNDLIVDGNGDFKLFSIDQQSNVVYFITENNQLIIYSPSTKKVSMRIELDEQDILSEGAKVISIQFIPDLDAVCMASNKGDILMYSTSNGELECVGIIGSGITCMSWSPDYELFILATESETLIQMTKDWEMINEVSINSYLPGKPKTATTTTNNNNSKNINKIPIITWRGDGQYFACSSYEEDIGKIQLRIWERSLQLHSMNESDVTGLENQISWRPNGSMIAVSQRLEQTRHDISFFERNGLKHGEFTLRSKGEIQSIQWSSDSEILGIQLYLEDEKRSVLQLWHRSNYYWFLKQEIQCGDSNNNNTNERIVNIQWDLSSPIVRVLTQIGRFSEYRLCWDYDVSQGSSENNPTTVVMVDGNQLKLTPFRRLVVPPPMSAYSIELPDRLNCLGFSFNQSTYQLSVMVDQSILIYTPATLPPTPKATLPKIKSANGLLAPLPSDFKANLPNYSIAPTLTSRVVIDRSKLQLHKIRHFLWLNASTFIGVESKTNQNSDSIVEIVFNVSSGELENIYRTSVSTKILRLTHHLQSLDQCLFESIDGYLHLYNCSTSASSGGNLEQPTSISPFIYQENIFKFPTPCPWFSSCTINQEDSVVGLNDRNKLYINQSLLCTDCNSFALHNKFLLFTTVSHVLRSVSLLAPPPTQPLTYVPVSNVIGNYVGHKSQALQQQSNYDDSIRDVERGSRIVAVVPHDTRLVLQMPRGNLEAISPRSLTLATIREMINNHQYLSAFLTMRRNRIDMNFIYDHNPTDFIRHIEEFVDQIQQIDYLNLFISSLRDEDTTKTLFIDLETKHLLPPTNVVKPSSIVVGKVNLVCDSLRKVFMEKDSIKFNLPILTTYVKKSPPELDQVLRLIQSLRGEEINEQGETIVNRLAEESLDYIVFLVDVNKLYDIALGTYDFELVIMVAQKSQKDPKEYIPFLQELQKMEKFYQRYSIDKYLSRWELALYNLSRAGKKYQQDCLDLIISNKIYKEALVNYGGSAADSDDNLIEEKDEMFKKVLNIYGDYLLESNQFEDAAYLFLQANQEKKSINAFRDAGLWENAISQANKLSYTKEQLNQLVIELSEILKRNSKFQQAAQCLEKFQLIDQAIHMYCEGYYFNEALLLSSSSSSSNQEEEQQIKIKKSLLDSLSNQINEINNNFEKYEKMSTRIVIVRTNKLNYVPLLLPRGQGDFETGSMMSGMSGMFSEGGMSVNSALSNVTTSSYVSTYSQQTGTFSTATKTRLKKKDKKQKPQKVRITGKEGSPYEEDYLVDQMKKLIPSSSQQESIGRIIKGLVLLGLFNDARQLSTLYQKYLNLIDSSLDDLSASATAILPENKKEKEREQRLQLEQLEEQQQQQQSQQQQQQQQTSTTSNNKIITLNIKQVVVSRDKPNWNLTIF; encoded by the exons atgaagaatATTACAAGATTGTCAGAATTTAATGACTTAATTGTTGATGGTAATggagattttaaattattttcaattgatcaaCAAAGTAATGTAGTATACTTTATAACCGagaataatcaattaattatttattcacCATCAACCAAAAAGGTTTCAATGAGAATTGAATTAGATGAACAAGATATATTAAGTGAAGGTGCTAAAGTCATCTCAATTCAATTCATTCCTGATTTAGATGCTGTTTGTATGGCTTCAAATAAAGGTGATATTTTAATGTATTCAACTTCAAATGGTGaa cTTGAATGTGTTGGTATTATTGGATCTGGTATTACATGTATGTCATGGAGTCCAGAttatgaattatttattttggcAACAGAGAGTGAAACACTTATTCAAATGACAAAAGATTGGGAAATGATTAATGaagtttcaattaattcatattTACCAGGTAAACCaaaaacagcaacaacaacaactaataataataattcaaaaaatataaataaaataccaaTTATAACATGGAGAGGTGATGGTCAATATTTTGCATGTAGTAGTTATGAAGAGGATATTggtaaaattcaattaagaATTTGGGAAAGATCATTACAATTACATAGTATGAATGAATCAGATGTTACAGGATTAGAGAATCAAATTTCATGGAGACCAAATGGTTCAATGATTGCAGTTAGTCAAAGATTAGAACAAACCAGACATGATATATCATTCTTTGAAAGAAATGGTTTAAAACATGGTGAATTTACATTAAGAAGTAAAGGTGAAATTCAATCGATTCAATGGTCAAGTGATTCAGAGATTTTAGGTATTCAATTATATTTAGAGGATGAAAAAAGATCAGTATTACAATTATGGCATCgtagtaattattattggtttttaaaACAAGAGATTCAATGCggtgatagtaataataataatactaatgaaagaattgtaaatattcaatgggatttatcatcaccaattgTTCGTGTATTAACACAAATTGGTCGTTTTAGTGAATATCGTCTTTGTTGGGATTATGATGTTTCTCAAGGTTCAAGTGAAAATAATCCAACCACTGTTGTAATGGTAGATGgtaatcaattgaaattgacaCCATTCCGTCGTTTGGTTGTCCCACCACCAATGTCGGCCTACTCTATTGAACTACCTGATAGATTGAATTGTTTGGGTTTTTCATTCAATCAAAGTACCTATCAATTATCAGTAATGGTCGATCAATCTATACTCATTTATACACCAGCAACactaccaccaacaccaaagGCCACACTACCAAAGATTAAATCGGCCAATGGTTTATTAGCACCATTACCATCGGATTTTAAAGCAAACTTACCAAATTATTCAATTGCTCCAACATTAACCTCTAGAGTGGTAATTGATAGATCCAAATTACAACTCCACAAAATTCGTCATTTCCTTTGGTTAAACGCCTCAACATTCATTGGTGTCGAGAGTAAAACTAATCAAAATTCAGATTCAATCGTTGAGATTGTTTTCAATGTTTCTAGTGGTGAACTCGAGAATATCTATCGTACAAGTGTTTCAACAAAGATCTTACGTTTAACTCATCATTTACAATCATTGGATCAATGTTTATTTGAAAGTATAGATGGTTATCTTCACCTTTACAATTGTTCAACATCAGCATCATCAGGTGGTAATTTAGAACAACCAACTTCAATCTCACCATTCATCTATCAAGAGAATATCTTTAAGTTTCCAACACCATGTCCATGGTTTTCATCTTGTACAATCAATCAAGAGGATTCAGTCGTTGGTTTAAATGATAGAAATAAACTTTACATCAATCAAAGTTTACTTTGCACAGATTGTAATTCATTTGCACTTCACAATAAATTCCTATTGTTCACCACAGTATCACATGTACTTAGATCAGTATCATTATtagcaccaccaccaactcaACCATTAACCTACGTCCCAGTTTCAAATGTAATTGGTAATTATGTCGGTCATAAATCGCAAGCATTACAACAGCAATCGAATTACGATGATTCAATCAGAGATGTTGAAAGAGGTTCACGTATCGTTGCAGTTGTACCACACGATACTCGTTTAGTACTTCAAATGCCAAGAGGTAATTTAGAGGCCATTTCACCACGTTCACTCACTTTAGCAACCATTCGTGAAATGATTAACAACCATCAATACCTTTCTGCCTTCTTAACAATGCGTAGAAATCGTATCGATATGAACTTTATTTACGATCATAATCCAACCGATTTCATTCGTCATATTGAAGAGTTTGTTgaccaaattcaacaaatcgactatttaaatcttttcaTCTCTTCATTACGTGATGAAGATACCACCAAAACCCTATTCATTGATTTAGAGACTAAACATTTATTACCACCAACCAATGTGGTTAAACCATCCTCCATCGTTGTTGGTAAGGTTAATTTAGTATGTGACTCATTGCGTAAGGTATTTATGGAGAAGGAttcaatcaaattcaatttaccAATCCTTACAACCTATGTAAAGAAATCACCACCTGAATTGGATCAAGTCTTACGTTTAATTCAATCATTACGTGGTGAAGAAATCAATGAACAAGGTGAAACCATCGTTAATCGTTTGGCAGAGGAATCATTAGATTACATTGTTTTCTTGGTTGATGTTAATAAACTCTACGATATTGCTTTGGGTACATACGATTTTGAATTGGTGATTATGGTTGCTCAAAAATCTCAAAAAGATCCAAAAGAATATATCCCATTCCTTCAAGAACTTCAAAAGATGGAGAAATTCTATCAACGTTATTCAATcgataaatatttatcacGTTGGGAATTAGCACTTTATAATCTTTCAAGAGCTGGtaaaaaatatcaacaagattgtttagatttaattatttcaaataaaatttataaagaaGCATTAGTTAATTATGGTGGTAGTGCTGCCGATAGTGacgataatttaattgaagaaaaagatgaaatgtttaaaaaagttttaaatatttatggtgattatttattagaaTCTAATCAATTTGAAGATGCCGCCTATTTATTCTTACAAGCCAATcaagaaaagaaatcaatcaATGCATTTAGAGATGCAGGTTTATGGGAAAATGCAATCTCTCAAGCCAATAAATTATCCTATACAAAGGaacaattgaatcaattggtCATTGAATTATCGGAAATCTTAAAACGTAATTCAAAATTCCAACAAGCTGCTCAATGTTTAGAGAAATTCCAACTTATTGATCAAGCAATTCATATGTATTGTGAaggttattattttaatgaagcattattattgtcatcatcatcatcatcatctaatcaagaagaagaacaacaaattaaaattaaaaaatcattattagattcattatcaaatcaaattaatgaaattaataataattttgaaaaatatgaAAAGATGTCAACTAGAATTGTAATTGTTcgtacaaataaattaaattatgtaCCATTGTTATTACCAAGAGGTCAAGGTGATTTTGAAACTGGTTCAATGATGTCTGGTATGAGTGGTATGTTTAGTGAAGGTGGTATGTCAGTTAATAGTGCTCTATCGAATGTTACTACCTCTTCTTATGTTTCAACTTATTCTCAACAAACTGGAACCTTTTCAACCGCTACTAAAACTCgtttaaaaaagaaagataaGAAGCAAAAACCTCAAAAAGTTCGTATCACCGGTAAAGAAGGTTCACCATATGAAGAGGATTATTTAGTTGATCaaatgaagaaattaattccTTCCTCATCTCAACAAGAATCAATTGGTCGTATCATTAAAGGTTTGGTTCTTTTAGGTCTCTTTAATGATGCTCGTCAATTATCAACTCtttatcaaaaatatttaaatcttaTCGATTCTTCTTTAGATGATTTATCTGCTTCTGCTACTGCTATCTTAccagaaaataaaaaagaaaaagaaagagaacaAAGATTACAATTAGAACAATtagaagaacaacaacaacaacaacaatcacaacaacaacaacaacaacaacaaacttcAACTACTTCTAATAATAAGATTATaacattaaatattaaacaagTAGTAGTTTCAAGAGATAAACCAAATTGgaatttaacaattttttaa
- a CDS encoding regulator of chromosome condensation domain-containing protein (Similar to RCC1), producing MNIEMFKLSFKSLIKNTNQTSSLSNGIKLFSFGSGWCGQLGLGDKVVEQFTPKQIEFDKDIILTENDKIKTGSYHALLVKDNSIHVWGENKFGQLGLGNFINHFKPIENKLIFQQQQQQQQGKEEEIKIENVECGSFHTIISTNNNKTYSFGWNSRIQCGHIPNNNNKDSIVETINQPKEIEILKGKKVNAISCGFDFSIVSTVDNGVYIFGMNDRGQCNGILPSSSSSSSSSSGKLIIEPIENKSLNNIEIKKLSSGWGHTLLLTSDGELLSWGSNQHGQCGTGIKTKVSPITKIKIPNNLKVLDISCGSCVSAAILSDNNVYIWGSSGDGKLGLGSNQKDDLLIPTLLNTLTNSTGTRHISFGSDHCVSLPINENGNGIFYGWGFGQHGCLGFGDSIDQLKVYSIPEKNEFFQKNNFKILNMKSSIDTTFSLVSSK from the exons atgaatata gaaatgtttaaattaagttttaaaagtttaattaaaaatacaaatcaaacatcatcattatctaatggtataaaactattttcatttggtAGTGGTTGGTGTGGTCAATTGGGATTAGGTGATAAGGTAGTTGAGCAATTCACACCAAAACAAATCGAATTCGAcaaagatattattttaacagagaatgataaaattaaaactggATCTTATCATGCATTACTTGTAAAAGATAATAGCATTCATGTTTGgggtgaaaataaatttggtcAATTAGGATTAggtaattttataaatcattttaaaccaatagaaaataaattaatattccaacaacaacaacaacaacaacaaggaaaagaagaagaaattaaaattgaaaatgttgaatGTGGTTCATTTCATACAATAatatcaacaaataataataaaacttatTCGTTTGGTTGGAATTCAAGAATACAATGTGGTCATATccctaataataataataaagattctATTGTTGAAACTATTAATCAaccaaaagaaattgaaattttaaaaggcAAAAAAGTCAATGCAATTTCATgtggttttgatttttcaatagTTTCAACAGTTGATAATGGTGTTTATATATTTGGAATGAATGATCGTGGTCAATGTAATGGAATtctaccatcatcatcatcatcatcatcatcatcatctggtaaattaattattgaaccaattgaaaataaatcattaaataatattgaaattaaaaaattatcaagtGGATGGGGTcatacattattattaacatcagatggtgaattattatcatgGGGTTCAAATCAGCATGGTCAATGTGGTACtggaattaaaacaaaagttTCACCAATTACAAAGATTAAAattccaaataatttaaaagttttagatATTTCATGTGGTTCTTGTGTTTCTGCTGCAATCTTATCTGATAATAATGTTTATATTTGGGGCTCGAGTGGTGATGGTAAATTAGGGTTAGGTTCAAATCAAAaagatgatttattaattccaactttattaaatacaTTAACCAATAGTACTGGTACTAGACATATTTCATTTGGATCGGATCATTGTGTTTCATTACCAATTAATGAGAATGGAAATGGTATATTTTACGGTTGGGGTTTTGGTCAACATGGTTGTTTAGGTTTTGGTGATTcaattgatcaattaaaagtttattcAATCCctgaaaaaaatgaattctttcaaaaaaataattttaaaattttaaatatgaaaTCATCAATAGATACAACTTTTTCATTAGTttcttcaaaataa
- the sapA gene encoding saposin A: MKSIFLICLLVIASLFIGNSFANDSIKADALECEMCNFVTGWAEEFVTKNATEQEIIQKLEDACNILPKEYAQDCVEIINNYGVLMVRLLINRESPENVCLMMELCSKSSSELIMPINVVAVGDEVDNVEGSGECLVCEFISEKIVTYLEANQTETQILQYLDNDCKLLKSDNWISTCQNLIQEYEPQIIAVVEGFMAPSELCQKIKFCSSSSSTNDFDFIGSSTTDCEICTFISGYAENFLEENKTLEDIIKVVDDFCKILPAAYKTDCVAMASNYIPAIIKMLENDNSPGQVCQKLNLCPAPTPTSTPSTIKIDVNINKCEICETVIGFAEKYLGSALDSQTVKTFLQNECNKLPGVVGDVCNEVVNEYLEFAVTQLEAKFNPTEICQLFSFCTAGSESSDASEIKINNNSYIDCQICEVLANFVVYDKNYTTHFEDKLNKLCSCLSRSLIEPCLNFVSQYGSDLVQIIVQGGESAAEACNQIAQCPTSSSSSYSGSASGASSGSASGSASGSGSGGYLF, encoded by the exons atgaaatcaatttttttgatttgtttatTAGTCATTGCAAGTTTATTCATTGGAAATAGTTTTGCcaatgattcaattaaagcAGATGCACTCGAATGTGAAATGTGTAATTTCGTTACTGGATGGGCAGAAGAATTTGTTACTAAAAATGCAACAGAACAAGAAATCATCCAAAAATTAGAAGATGCATGCAATATATTACCAAAAGAATATGCTCAAGAt tgtgttgaaattattaataattatggtGTTTTAATGGttagattattaattaatagaGAAAGTCCAGAAAATGTATGTTTAATGATGGAATTATGTTCAAAATCATCAAGTGAATTAATAATGCCAATTaatgttgttgctgttggaGATGAAGTAGATAATGTTGAAGGAAGTGGAGAATGTTTAGTTTGTGAATTTATTTCAGAAAAGATTGTAACTTATTTAGAAGCAAATCAAACTGAAACTCAAATTTTACAATATTTAGATAACGATTGTAAACTCCTTAAATCTGATAACTGGATTTCAACAtgtcaaaatttaattcaagaaTATGAACCACAAATTATTGCAGTTGTTGAAGGATTCATGGCACCAAGTGAACTTtgtcaaaaaattaaattctgttcatcatcatcatcaaccaaTGATTTCGATTTTATTGGTAGTAGTACAACTGATTGTGAAATTTGTACATTTATTTCAGGATATGCTGAAAATTTCTTGgaagaaaataaaacacTTGAAGATATAATTAaagttgttgatgatttctGTAAAATTCTTCCAGCTGCTTATAAAACTGATTGTGTAGCTATGGCTTCTAATTATATTCCagcaattattaaaatgttggaaaatgataattcacCAGGTCAAGTTTGTCAAAAACTTAATCTTTGTCCAGCACCAACTCCAACTTCAACACCTTCAACAATCAAGATTGATgtgaatattaataaatgtgAAATTTGTGAAACTGTAATTGGTTTTGCTGAAAAATATTTAGGTTCAGCATTAGATTCTCAAACTGTAAAGACATTCCTCCAAAATGAATGTAACAAACTTCCaggtgttgttggtgatgttTGTAATGAAGTTGTAAATGAATATCTTGAATTTGCAGTCACTCAACTCGAAGCTAAATTTAACCCAACTGAAATTTgtcaattattttcattctgTACTGCTGGATCTGAATCATCAGATGCATCtgaaatcaaaattaataacaacTCATATATTGATTGTCAAATTTGTGAAGTTTTAGCAAATTTCGTAGTCTATGATAAGAATTATACAACTCATTTCGAAGATAAACTCAATAAATTATGTAGTTGTTTATCTCGTAGTTTAATTGAACCATGTCTTAACTTTGTTTCACAATATGGTTCTGATCTTGTACAAATCATCGTTCAAGGTGGTGAATCAGCTGCTGAGGCTTGTAATCAAATAGCTCAATGTCCAACCTCTTCAAGTTCATCATACTCTGGTTCTGCTTCAGGTGCTTCCTCAGGTTCTGCTTCAGGTTCTGCCTCAGGTTCTGGTTCAGGTGGTTAtttattctaa
- the efa1B gene encoding elongation factor 1 beta, which produces MPSFADLTTENGLVELNKFVSDKTYIVGFVPSSADVQAFNLVKTAPCATKYPHAARWFNTIASYSAAEQGQFEKVTETVTIAAPAAPKADDDVDLFGSDDEDDEEYERQLEERRKKAMEHKKPKETVIAKSSILLDVKPWDDETDMVELEKCVRSIEMDGLVWGASKLVAVGYGIKKLVINLVVEDLKVSTDELEEKIKDFEDYVQSVDVAAFNKI; this is translated from the exons ATGCCTTCATTCGCTGATTTAACTACTGAAAACGGTCTTGTCGAATTAAACAAATTTGTCAGTGACAAAACTTACATTGTTgg ttTTGTTCCATCAAGTGCTGATGTCCAAGCCTTCAACTTAGTTAAAACCGCACCATGTGCCACTAAATACCCACATGCTGCCAGATGGTTCAATACCATTGCCTCATACAGTGCTGCCGAACAAGGTCAATTCGAAAAAGTTACCGAAACCGTCACTATTGCCGCCCCAGCTGCACCAAAAGCTGATGATGACGTTGATCTCTTTGGTTccgatgatgaagatgatgaagaatacGAAAGACAATTAGAAGAAAGACGTAAGAAAGCTATGGAACACAAAAAACCAAAGGAAACCGTCATTGCTAAATCTTCAATTCTCTTGGATGTTAAGCCATGGGATGATGAAACCGATATGGTCGAATTAGAAAAATGCGTTCGTTCAATTGAAATGGACGGTTTAGTCTGGGGTGCCTCAAAACTCGTTGCCGTTGGTTATGGTATCAAAAAGTTAGTCATCAATTTAGTCGTCGAAGATCTTAAAGTTTCAACCGATGAATTagaagaaaaaattaaagatttcgAAGATTACGTCCAATCCGTTGATGTTGCTGCTTTCAATAAAATCTaa